One Bdellovibrionales bacterium genomic region harbors:
- the lon gene encoding endopeptidase La, with amino-acid sequence MSIPTGFLPVLPLKNTVIYPGVGQALRIGREKSILALNKAHENQSWILAVAQKSPDQGALSTDDLCTVGTLCKVESVRGNAEVGFQAILRGHQRMKITDITLKDQYFQAIAEPLEDIVDIDTATSEALMESLKNQSRQILRYVPSNTEQLDEMIESVDDLAFLSYLCAAHIDVSLREKQELLENTNLKSRVMALLVHMQNFKENLQVQAEIRSKVSSKLGQTQREHILREQLKTIREELGEEEAGGGASGDKYTQRIEEAGMTEEAKKVALAEVQRLKNISPQSPEYQIIQNYLDLLTTLPWSKASHEDTIDLEKAREILDADHYGLSKIKKRILQYLAVMKLKNNNKGNILLFVGPPGVGKTSLGQSIAKALGRQYVRISLGGVRDEAEVRGHRRTYVGALPGRIISGMKKAGENNPVFVLDEVDKLGRGFQGDPGAALLEVLDPEQNNHFQDHYLEVGYDLSNVFFIATANSLEGIPGPLMDRLEIIEVSGYTTEEKFHIAKNHLLAKQYAEHGIRQDQLEVTDAALHHLISHYTREAGVRELQRKIAALCRAAEKVLKNQESMVTIDTKDLEEILGPERYTSEVAENAAAAGVVTGLAWTPMGGDILFIESTRMPGSGHLMITGQLGEVMKESAQIALSLLRSRLPLINPLVDFSKQDIHIHVPAGAIPKDGPSAGVTLLTSLASLFSQHKVDPKLAMTGEITLRGSVMPVGGIKEKVLAAHRAGIEKVILSKKNEKDLAEVPQEIRNSMKFVFVENVNEVLKAALDLDVDLMSQIFIQPTALMQPPQQGGVTN; translated from the coding sequence ATGTCCATTCCAACTGGTTTTCTTCCTGTTCTCCCTCTAAAAAATACCGTGATCTATCCCGGTGTGGGACAGGCGCTCAGGATTGGACGTGAGAAGAGCATTCTTGCTCTAAATAAAGCTCACGAGAATCAATCTTGGATTTTAGCCGTCGCGCAGAAATCTCCTGACCAAGGAGCACTTTCTACAGACGATCTCTGTACAGTCGGAACTCTGTGTAAAGTCGAATCCGTTCGCGGCAATGCCGAGGTCGGATTCCAAGCGATTTTACGCGGTCACCAGCGTATGAAGATCACTGATATCACCTTGAAGGATCAATACTTTCAGGCCATCGCCGAGCCGCTCGAAGATATCGTGGATATCGATACAGCGACGAGCGAAGCGCTGATGGAAAGCCTCAAGAATCAGTCGCGTCAAATTCTGCGATACGTTCCAAGCAACACCGAACAACTCGATGAAATGATCGAGAGTGTCGATGATCTTGCGTTCTTGTCTTATCTTTGTGCCGCCCACATTGATGTCTCTTTGCGTGAAAAACAAGAATTGCTCGAGAATACAAATTTGAAGTCGCGCGTGATGGCGCTTCTCGTACACATGCAAAATTTTAAAGAGAATTTGCAAGTGCAGGCCGAGATTCGCAGCAAAGTCAGTTCAAAACTGGGCCAAACTCAACGCGAACATATTTTGCGCGAGCAGCTTAAAACCATCCGCGAAGAATTGGGCGAAGAAGAAGCGGGCGGAGGCGCCAGCGGTGATAAATACACCCAGCGCATCGAGGAAGCCGGTATGACCGAGGAGGCGAAGAAAGTCGCCCTGGCGGAAGTGCAGCGCTTAAAAAATATTTCTCCGCAGTCGCCGGAATACCAGATCATTCAAAACTATCTGGATTTGTTGACAACGCTTCCTTGGAGCAAAGCTTCGCACGAAGATACGATCGATCTTGAAAAGGCGCGCGAGATTCTTGATGCCGATCATTATGGTTTGAGCAAAATTAAAAAACGTATTCTGCAATACTTGGCAGTGATGAAACTTAAAAACAATAACAAAGGAAACATCCTGTTATTTGTTGGTCCGCCAGGGGTCGGTAAGACGTCACTCGGTCAGAGCATTGCAAAAGCCCTGGGGCGCCAGTACGTGCGTATTTCCCTGGGCGGTGTACGAGACGAAGCGGAAGTCCGCGGGCACAGACGCACCTATGTGGGCGCGTTGCCGGGACGAATTATCAGCGGCATGAAAAAAGCCGGTGAGAACAATCCTGTCTTCGTTCTCGATGAAGTGGATAAACTCGGTCGCGGATTCCAAGGAGATCCAGGCGCGGCCTTGCTCGAGGTTTTAGATCCTGAGCAAAACAATCACTTCCAAGATCATTACTTAGAAGTCGGTTATGATTTATCAAATGTATTTTTTATCGCAACTGCCAATAGCCTTGAAGGCATTCCGGGTCCGTTGATGGATCGTCTGGAAATCATCGAGGTCAGTGGTTACACGACGGAAGAAAAATTCCACATCGCGAAAAACCACTTGTTGGCAAAACAATATGCTGAGCATGGCATCCGTCAGGATCAATTAGAAGTGACGGACGCAGCTCTTCATCACTTAATCAGCCACTACACCCGCGAGGCTGGCGTGCGAGAATTGCAGCGTAAAATTGCCGCTCTCTGCAGAGCCGCCGAGAAGGTGCTGAAAAACCAAGAGTCCATGGTGACCATTGATACCAAGGACCTTGAAGAGATCCTGGGGCCTGAACGCTATACCTCCGAAGTCGCCGAGAATGCCGCGGCCGCCGGAGTCGTTACGGGACTTGCTTGGACTCCGATGGGTGGTGATATTTTGTTCATTGAAAGCACGCGCATGCCGGGGAGTGGTCATTTGATGATTACTGGCCAATTGGGCGAAGTGATGAAAGAGTCCGCGCAGATCGCATTGAGTTTGTTAAGGTCACGGCTTCCGCTGATCAATCCACTCGTGGATTTCAGCAAGCAGGATATTCATATCCACGTGCCCGCGGGAGCGATACCTAAGGACGGCCCGTCAGCCGGGGTGACTTTGCTGACAAGTTTGGCCTCTTTGTTCTCGCAACACAAAGTCGATCCGAAACTGGCTATGACCGGCGAGATTACTCTTCGCGGTTCCGTGATGCCGGTCGGTGGTATCAAGGAGAAAGTCCTTGCCGCCCATCGTGCGGGAATCGAGAAGGTCATTCTCTCGAAGAAAAATGAAAAAGACTTGGCCGAAGTTCCACAGGAAATTCGTAACAGTATGAAATTTGTCTTTGTAGAGAATGTGAATGAAGTTTTAAAAGCGGCGTTGGATTTGGATGTGGATTTGATGAGTCAGATTTTCATTCAACCAACGGCTCTGATGCAGCCCCCTCAGCAAGGGGGCGTGACGAACTAA
- a CDS encoding TMEM165/GDT1 family protein: MSFESISSSFLLVAASEMGDKTQLLAFSLAAQFKKPIPVLAGIFVATILNHALASWGGYWVATTVSPMVMSNILGALFVAFALWTLKPDEADEVKEGSKYGPFLTTVFLFFMAEMGDKTQLATVALGAKFDSAWAVTLGTTMGMMLTDGAAVFVGDQLAHKVNMKYMRWFAASLFLGFGLWSFWTAYTGSSLLTLK; this comes from the coding sequence ATGTCATTTGAATCCATCAGCAGTTCTTTCCTCCTTGTTGCGGCCAGTGAAATGGGCGACAAAACCCAGCTCTTAGCATTCTCGCTTGCGGCGCAATTCAAAAAACCAATCCCGGTCTTAGCGGGCATTTTCGTGGCAACGATTCTGAACCACGCATTGGCCTCGTGGGGCGGCTATTGGGTGGCAACGACGGTGAGCCCGATGGTGATGTCAAACATCCTTGGAGCGTTGTTCGTGGCGTTCGCTCTGTGGACGTTGAAACCCGATGAAGCAGACGAAGTGAAAGAGGGTTCAAAGTACGGCCCCTTTTTGACGACGGTGTTCTTGTTTTTTATGGCGGAGATGGGCGACAAGACTCAATTGGCGACAGTGGCGTTGGGCGCAAAATTCGATTCAGCGTGGGCGGTTACATTGGGCACGACCATGGGAATGATGTTAACAGACGGCGCCGCCGTTTTCGTGGGTGATCAACTAGCGCACAAAGTGAACATGAAATACATGCGCTGGTTCGCCGCAAGCTTATTCCTAGGTTTCGGTCTCTGGAGCTTCTGGACCGCCTACACCGGCTCGTCACTACTCACGTTGAAGTAG
- a CDS encoding arsenate reductase family protein yields MSSSSIKVYEYAGCSTCKKALKYLDANKVKYQTIPIVEQPPTKVELKEMLAHVKADGGEIKKLFNTSGVLYKEMKISEKLSGMSEAEALDLLAKHGKLIKRPFVLGKDFGLLGFKEDQWDKHF; encoded by the coding sequence ATGTCATCTTCATCAATCAAAGTCTATGAATACGCCGGTTGCAGCACTTGCAAAAAGGCGCTGAAATACCTCGATGCCAATAAAGTAAAATACCAAACTATTCCCATCGTCGAACAACCACCGACTAAGGTCGAGTTAAAGGAAATGCTCGCCCACGTTAAAGCAGATGGCGGAGAGATCAAAAAACTCTTCAACACTTCAGGCGTTCTTTATAAAGAAATGAAAATTTCAGAAAAGTTGTCGGGAATGAGCGAAGCCGAGGCGTTGGATCTTTTAGCGAAACACGGCAAACTCATCAAACGTCCCTTTGTTTTAGGAAAAGATTTTGGCCTCCTAGGATTCAAAGAAGATCAATGGGATAAACACTTCTAG
- a CDS encoding transposase: MRQTGFSFIKDYKKEFGGSSLAGKRKTTRPLSVKNPIHLILKSTGSNYFVPDNRKIESLIRSHAEKYGIKLYEVSLNWSHIHLLVKLPSREAYLAFIRTITSLLVSLLSKLKGKSLKGLFDLRPFTRILSWGRDFRNVIAYHELNDMEARGFKRPKKKAKSSQKKSRHTKK, translated from the coding sequence ATGAGACAGACGGGATTTAGTTTTATCAAAGATTATAAGAAAGAATTCGGTGGGAGTTCACTTGCTGGAAAAAGAAAGACTACACGACCTCTTTCAGTAAAAAATCCCATTCATCTTATTTTAAAAAGCACTGGGAGTAATTATTTTGTTCCAGACAATAGAAAAATTGAGAGTCTTATTAGATCTCATGCAGAAAAATATGGCATTAAGCTCTATGAGGTTTCACTAAACTGGTCACATATTCATTTACTAGTTAAACTTCCATCGCGAGAAGCGTATTTGGCGTTCATTAGAACGATTACCTCACTTCTTGTAAGTTTACTTTCAAAACTAAAAGGAAAATCTTTAAAAGGCCTTTTTGACCTTCGCCCCTTTACTAGGATTTTATCGTGGGGGAGAGATTTTAGAAATGTGATTGCTTACCATGAACTCAACGACATGGAAGCTCGTGGATTTAAAAGACCTAAGAAAAAAGCTAAAAGCTCTCAAAAGAAATCAAGGCATACGAAGAAGTGA